ACGTAGTGGGGAAACCCATTATTCCTCTTTTGGTTCAAAACCAATACTGACTGAATTGATGCAATACCGCTGTCCTGTAGTTTCCCTTGGTCCGTCATTAAAGACATGCCCTAAATGGCTGCCACAATTGGCACAAAGGGTTTCGGTGCGGATCATACCGTGGGAAGTATCCCGTACATATTCAATGGCACCTTCCACTGCCTGGTCAAAAGATGGCCAACCACATCCGCTTTCAAATTTGTTTTCACTTTCAAAGAGTTTGGCATTGCACGCCTTACAATGATAGACCCCATTTTTAAAGTGGAGGTTATATGCACCGGTAAAGGGGCGTTCAGTACCCTTTTGGCGCAAAACATAGTATTCCTCGGGTGAAAGCTCTTGTTTCCACTCCTCTTCCGTCTTTTCCGTACCGTATTTTCCCATTCTTTGTTTTATTTTTCCTCGGGGACAAAATTAAGGGCAACACCATTAATGCAGTGCCGTTTTCCAGTGGGCTCCGGCCCATCATTAAAAACGTGTCCCAGATGGCCTCCACAGGTAGCACAATGTTCCTCAGTTCTGGGGTACCCTATTTTATAGTCCACATCATAAGCAACATTGCCTTCAATTTCCTTATAAAAACTGGGCCATCCCGTGCCGGAGTCAAATTTATGTTCACTTTTAAAGACCGGTGTCCCACAACCAGCGCAGACATAGGTCCCTTTTTCCTTATTGGTCAATAAGTCACTGGTAAAGGCATGTTCGGTGGCGGCCTTTCTTAGGACATAATATTCCATGTCCGTTAATTCGGCTTTCCATTCTGTATCCGATTTTGTAATCGGATATTCAATTTCTTTTTCGGCCTTTGCCATTTCTTTCTTTTCCTGCTGGGAAATACCCATACAGGAACTGAGTGCCAATACCACTAGCAAAAGCAAAGCACTATTTTTTCCCATCCTTCTTTTTTGTCTTGGACGGAAGTTCCGCCCAAGCCTTTCAAATTTACTTAAGTTTATACCAAAAAGAAAGCCCACCGCAGCTGCAGTGGGCCAACATTGCGCATATTTCTTATTGGAAAATGATATCGGTTTCGCTGATATTCATTTGCTTCATTAAACTTATAATGTCCATCTCCCCATTCACATTAAATTCGGCAACCAAATCCCCGGGGATTATGGCGACCCTGGTCACAACATTATCGGTAAAATCCACACCCAAGTCACTTAGGTCATTGTCACCTATAATCTGAAATTGGACACTGTCCACATCATGGTCAAAGACGTATTGGAATTCCCCAAACTCATCGAAGAAACTGGCTGGCAGGGACGTAAAAAGATTTTCGTCCAAGGAGACATAGGCCAAAAAGACATCGCCATTAAAGGTATTTCCAAATGAAAGGACTTCACTGGACCATAAGTTGTTATCAATATCATAGGCAAAAGTTACGGCCTGCTCAAAAACGCTGGCACGTTGTGCATCCTCACCATCGGCACCGTCAAAGCCGTCGCGTCCAGGAGGTCCCTGGGGCCCTTCACAACCAAAAGCAAAGGCTATTGCCACTATTCCCAAAAGTATCTTGATTTTTTTCATAAAAATTGATTTTTCCGATTTGATTTCTTGCTTGTAATTTAACGTTTTTACTTAAATCAAAAAGCGTTCCAAAAATTTAGGCAAGGTTTCAACCCAGGATTATATTCCTACAAAAAAGATGAGTAATATTGCAACTCACAATACAACTAAGTCATGGCCAACGTTATCGCACATAGTCTTTTTACCGAGTTTGACATTAACCTTTTTAAGGCGGGAAAACATTTTAGGCTTTACCAAAAATTGGGTTCCCATCTAACGGAAGTCAATGGGGAAGAAGGGGCGTATTTTGCGGTGTGGGCACCATCGGCCAAATCCGTTTCCGTTATTGGCGATTTTAACCATTGGCAGGAGGGAACGCATGAGTTGAACGTAAGATGGGACTCCAGTGGGATTTGGGAAGGCTTTATTCCCGGAATTCAAAAAGGGGAACACTACAAGTACAAAATCACCTCCCATAACCATGATCTTAAGACTGAAAAGGCGGATCCGTTTGCCAGGTATTGCGAGCAACCTCCCAAGACGGCCTCAATAGTTTGGGATGCTCCCTACGGTTGGAAGGACGCCAATTGGATGGAGAACAGGGAAAAACACAATAGTTTGGATAGGCCCTATTCCGTTTATGAAGTTCATTTGGGCTCCTGGAAAAAGAAAAATGGTTGGGAATCCCTCTCCTATATTGAAGCTTCGGAGGAATTGGTAAATTACGTGAAGGAAATGGGTTTTACCCATGTGGAGTTCATGCCCATTATGGAATATCCGTTTGACCCATCCTGGGGCTATCAATTGACAGGATATTTTGCGCCAACGTCACGTTTTGGTAAGCCGGAGGATTTTAAACTATTGGTGGACAAATTCCATCAAGCGGGAATAGGGGTAATCCTGGACTGGGTACCTTCCCACTTTCCCGAAGATGCGCACGGTTTGGGCTATTTTGATGGTTCCCACCTCTATGAACATCCGGACAGACGTAAGGGCTATCATCCCGACTGGAAAAGTTTGATTTTCAATTATGGTCGTAACGAGGTCCGGGCATTTTTGATAAGTAATGCCATTTTTTGGTTGGAGGAGTACCATGCGGATGGTTTACGCGTGGATGCGGTGGCTTCCATGTTGTATTTGGACTATTCCCGTGAGGAAGGGGAATGGGAACCAAACATGTACGGCAATAACGAAAATCTGGAGGCCATGTCCTTTATTCGGGAGATGAACCAAGAAGTATATGCCAGTTTTAGAGGGGTCCAGACCATTGCCGAAGAATCCACAGCATTTAATGGTGTTTCCAAACCCGTCCATTTTGGAGGTCTTGGATTTGGTATGAAATGGATGATGGGATGGATGCATGATACCCTGGAATATTTCAAAAAGGAACCTATTTACAGAAAGCATCATCAAAACGATCTTACGTTTAGCATGACCTATGCGTTCACCGAAAATTTTATGCTTCCTTTTTCCCATGATGAAGTGGTGTACGGCAAAAACTCCCTCATTTATCGGATGCCAGGGGATGAATGGCAGCGATTTGCAAACCTAAGGTTGCTTTTTGGCTATATGTTCACCCATCCAGGTGCCAATCTGATTTTTATGGGAGGTGAGTTTGGGCAGACCTCTGAATGGAATTTTCTGGAAAGCTTGGATTGGCATTTGTTGGACTATGATTTTCACCAGGGG
The sequence above is a segment of the Muricauda sp. SCSIO 64092 genome. Coding sequences within it:
- the msrB gene encoding peptide-methionine (R)-S-oxide reductase MsrB, encoding MGKYGTEKTEEEWKQELSPEEYYVLRQKGTERPFTGAYNLHFKNGVYHCKACNAKLFESENKFESGCGWPSFDQAVEGAIEYVRDTSHGMIRTETLCANCGSHLGHVFNDGPRETTGQRYCINSVSIGFEPKEE
- the msrB gene encoding peptide-methionine (R)-S-oxide reductase MsrB; this translates as MGKNSALLLLVVLALSSCMGISQQEKKEMAKAEKEIEYPITKSDTEWKAELTDMEYYVLRKAATEHAFTSDLLTNKEKGTYVCAGCGTPVFKSEHKFDSGTGWPSFYKEIEGNVAYDVDYKIGYPRTEEHCATCGGHLGHVFNDGPEPTGKRHCINGVALNFVPEEK
- the glgB gene encoding 1,4-alpha-glucan branching protein GlgB; amino-acid sequence: MANVIAHSLFTEFDINLFKAGKHFRLYQKLGSHLTEVNGEEGAYFAVWAPSAKSVSVIGDFNHWQEGTHELNVRWDSSGIWEGFIPGIQKGEHYKYKITSHNHDLKTEKADPFARYCEQPPKTASIVWDAPYGWKDANWMENREKHNSLDRPYSVYEVHLGSWKKKNGWESLSYIEASEELVNYVKEMGFTHVEFMPIMEYPFDPSWGYQLTGYFAPTSRFGKPEDFKLLVDKFHQAGIGVILDWVPSHFPEDAHGLGYFDGSHLYEHPDRRKGYHPDWKSLIFNYGRNEVRAFLISNAIFWLEEYHADGLRVDAVASMLYLDYSREEGEWEPNMYGNNENLEAMSFIREMNQEVYASFRGVQTIAEESTAFNGVSKPVHFGGLGFGMKWMMGWMHDTLEYFKKEPIYRKHHQNDLTFSMTYAFTENFMLPFSHDEVVYGKNSLIYRMPGDEWQRFANLRLLFGYMFTHPGANLIFMGGEFGQTSEWNFLESLDWHLLDYDFHQGIKKVIQDLNKTYRGQPALYEKQFSPEGFEWIEWNDAENSVMTYIRKGHDTANDLVIIGNFTPVPREKYRVGVPKGKQLKLLFNSDDIKYGGSGTGKKTVKPSNTPWNGRENSIEVNLPPLGLLIYK